A genomic segment from Gilvibacter sp. SZ-19 encodes:
- a CDS encoding translation initiation factor, translated as MDLQDQLKNLFPDHVPEPESSPKSASKPDFWIQDEPLLCKYEKRRGKPTTIIAGYNGAASDFKELAKQIKQLLSVGGGIKDEQIIIQGDYRDKIMEFLRAQGFQVKRVGG; from the coding sequence ATGGATCTTCAGGACCAATTAAAGAATCTCTTTCCGGATCATGTGCCGGAGCCGGAGTCTTCACCAAAAAGTGCCTCCAAGCCCGATTTTTGGATACAAGACGAACCGCTTTTGTGTAAGTATGAGAAGCGCCGAGGCAAGCCCACTACTATCATTGCGGGTTATAACGGAGCTGCCTCAGACTTCAAGGAATTAGCCAAGCAGATCAAACAATTGCTTAGCGTTGGTGGCGGTATTAAAGACGAACAGATCATTATCCAAGGAGACTATCGGGACAAGATCATGGAATTCTTAAGGGCGCAAGGATTTCAGGTAAAACGCGTAGGCGGTTAA
- a CDS encoding nucleoside phosphorylase translates to MNIPESELVLNPDGSVYHLHLKPEDIANTVITVGDPARVAKVSAHFDSIRFKTTKREFVTHTGTYKGKEITVISTGIGTDNIDIVLTELDALVNIDLHTRTPKTTHTSLDIIRIGTCGGLQEDVPLDSLVVSAHAIGFDNFVYFYEHNGRFNTSLSKTFMKASKWASPLSDPYAVSANSTLLEKFTKVGFLPGITVTNVGFYGPQGRSLRIPLAQPELNTAMKNFSFQGNRILNLEMETAGIYAMADLLGHNALSLNVILANRELGTFSKDPGAAVDGLITTALNELVK, encoded by the coding sequence ATGAATATACCGGAATCCGAATTGGTATTAAACCCAGATGGAAGCGTTTATCACTTACATCTCAAGCCAGAGGACATTGCCAACACCGTAATTACCGTGGGCGATCCGGCTCGAGTGGCTAAAGTATCGGCTCATTTTGACAGTATTCGCTTTAAAACCACCAAGAGGGAATTTGTAACCCATACCGGAACATATAAAGGAAAAGAGATCACCGTGATCTCTACGGGAATTGGCACAGACAATATTGATATTGTACTGACAGAATTAGATGCCTTGGTTAATATTGACCTGCATACTCGTACCCCTAAAACCACACATACGAGCCTCGATATTATCCGCATAGGCACTTGTGGTGGCTTACAAGAAGATGTACCTTTGGATTCTTTGGTGGTAAGTGCCCATGCCATTGGCTTTGACAACTTTGTGTATTTCTACGAGCACAATGGGCGTTTCAACACCTCTTTAAGCAAGACCTTTATGAAGGCTTCTAAATGGGCTTCTCCCCTTTCTGATCCTTATGCAGTAAGTGCCAATAGCACTTTGTTAGAAAAATTCACCAAAGTCGGTTTTTTACCTGGAATTACGGTAACCAATGTTGGTTTTTACGGACCTCAAGGACGTAGCTTACGTATACCTCTAGCCCAGCCGGAACTCAATACTGCCATGAAAAATTTTAGTTTTCAAGGCAACAGAATTTTAAACCTGGAGATGGAAACTGCAGGAATCTACGCCATGGCAGATCTCTTGGGACACAACGCACTTTCATTGAATGTCATTCTTGCCAATAGAGAATTAGGAACTTTCAGTAAGGATCCAGGAGCTGCTGTCGACGGATTGATAACCACTGCTTTAAACGAATTAGTGAAATGA
- a CDS encoding substrate-binding domain-containing protein gives MTNLMIGGVPEHFNLPWYLTLREKAYHPKGINLRWQDFPGGTGAMCKALRDGSIDMAVILTEGIIADIVKGNPSKIVQIFVSSPLRWGIHVAADSDYKEIDDLKGTKAAISRYGSGSHLMAYVHAQQAGWDLEKDLDFELVKNLSGALEKLPQGIGDYFMWEKFTTKPYVDDGTFRLVGECPTPWPCFVIAVREELLENQPEMVTDILEIINRTTFEFKQIPAIDRMLANRYDQKLEDIQLWLSQTQWSQQNLSAEQLIAVQEQLLHLDLIEKSLDPSKILFDLNYTFTVD, from the coding sequence ATGACGAATTTAATGATCGGAGGAGTGCCGGAACACTTTAACCTCCCATGGTATCTCACTTTGCGTGAAAAAGCCTACCATCCAAAAGGAATCAACCTGCGTTGGCAAGATTTTCCAGGAGGCACTGGCGCCATGTGTAAAGCCCTTCGCGACGGTAGTATTGATATGGCTGTTATACTTACCGAAGGTATTATTGCCGATATCGTTAAAGGGAATCCGTCTAAAATTGTACAGATCTTCGTCTCATCTCCTTTGCGGTGGGGAATCCATGTTGCTGCGGATTCGGACTATAAGGAGATCGATGACCTCAAAGGCACCAAAGCAGCTATAAGTCGCTACGGGTCAGGATCTCATCTGATGGCTTATGTACACGCACAACAAGCAGGTTGGGATTTGGAAAAGGACTTGGATTTCGAACTAGTTAAAAACCTGAGTGGAGCTTTAGAAAAGCTACCTCAAGGCATAGGCGACTATTTCATGTGGGAAAAGTTTACCACCAAACCTTATGTAGACGATGGTACTTTTCGATTGGTAGGAGAATGCCCTACACCTTGGCCCTGTTTTGTGATCGCAGTACGTGAGGAATTGCTGGAGAATCAACCGGAAATGGTGACAGATATTTTAGAGATCATCAACCGAACCACCTTTGAATTCAAGCAAATTCCTGCCATTGACAGAATGCTGGCCAACAGATACGACCAGAAACTGGAGGATATTCAACTTTGGCTTTCTCAAACCCAGTGGAGCCAGCAAAACTTGAGTGCTGAGCAATTAATTGCCGTGCAAGAGCAACTGCTCCATTTGGATCTAATTGAAAAATCTTTGGATCCCTCTAAAATTCTTTTCGATTTAAACTACACATTTACAGTAGATTAA
- the ung gene encoding uracil-DNA glycosylase, whose protein sequence is MQVKIEPSWQGVLAPEFEKEYFKSLTAFVRSEYQNYSCYPPGKLIFNAFNATPFDKVKVVVIGQDPYHGPGQAEGLCFSVPPGVALPPSLVNIYKELQDDLNVSPPQQGSLKHWAEQGVLLLNATLTVRAHQAGSHQNKGWETFTDAAIAALNRDREGLVFLLWGGYAKKKGKKIDREKHLVLDTGHPSPLSANRGYWFGNKHFSKTNDYLEARGSAPIQW, encoded by the coding sequence ATGCAGGTAAAAATCGAACCGAGTTGGCAAGGGGTGCTCGCACCCGAGTTTGAAAAAGAATATTTCAAGTCTTTGACAGCTTTTGTTCGATCCGAATACCAGAACTACAGCTGTTATCCACCCGGAAAGTTGATCTTTAACGCCTTTAATGCTACGCCTTTTGATAAGGTAAAAGTTGTTGTAATAGGGCAAGACCCCTATCACGGTCCTGGGCAGGCAGAGGGTTTGTGCTTTTCAGTTCCTCCCGGAGTTGCGTTGCCTCCTTCATTGGTCAATATTTACAAAGAATTGCAAGACGATCTGAATGTCAGCCCTCCGCAGCAAGGGAGCTTAAAACATTGGGCCGAGCAGGGAGTCTTGCTTCTAAATGCCACTTTGACCGTGAGAGCCCACCAAGCCGGCTCGCATCAGAATAAAGGATGGGAAACATTTACCGATGCCGCCATAGCAGCGCTGAATCGGGATAGGGAAGGATTGGTTTTCTTACTCTGGGGTGGCTACGCCAAAAAGAAGGGCAAGAAGATCGACCGAGAAAAACATTTGGTATTAGATACCGGACACCCTTCGCCTCTGAGTGCAAATCGCGGTTATTGGTTTGGAAACAAACATTTCAGTAAAACAAATGACTATTTGGAGGCCCGGGGATCGGCTCCAATTCAATGGTAA
- a CDS encoding DNA mismatch repair protein MutS, translating to MVSIPKKTLEDLEFPQLLMQIAEGCITAPGKAAATQLQPYKGKTAALIALEQTREFLASLSGDNRIPNHGFDVIDKELHLLDIENSQIELEGFRKIAAQIATIDSLQRFFDKNKEFYVQLNDQASDIVLCVHLKAAIDQVVDRHGLIKDDASEQLFEVRKRLKHVRGQISSSFNRALTAAIKSDYLDEIRESVVEGKRVLAVKAMHRRKVKGVVVGSSKTGSIVYMEPRATLEYENELSNLLYEEAEAIKKILKELTDLHRPSLEDLRNGQAYLTQIDVLYAKAKYALAINACMPRIADDKQLILKDAYHPLLLVSNAKRKEKTIPQTLKLTQDQRIIVISGPNAGGKSITLKTVGLLQLMLQSGILVPVDPSSSFGWFDRVLSDIGDNQSIDNHLSTYSYRLKQMNYFLKKCNAKTLFLIDEFGTGSDPELGGALAETFLEEFYEREAFGIITTHYTNLKLLASELPHALNANMQFDPKSLEPLFTLFTGEAGSSYTFEVAQKNGIPYGLINRAKKKIAAGKVRFDKTIANLQKERSVIRKTTASLKSEAEKAKEETRQLEEAQQKVQQKLERYQELFDSQQRMIQLGKKIDSIAASYANHKRKRQLIDEVMKLVAVENAKRKPLKKTKAPAQKKEEKAKKHQLKEEVEKEMAVIRKRKKQEKAQQKKQEAAKPKVLPKVGDRVRMIDGKAIGTLDAIEKDTAVVNYGIFTTKVAVTQLEKV from the coding sequence GTGGTTTCTATACCTAAAAAGACCTTAGAAGATCTGGAGTTTCCGCAATTGCTAATGCAAATTGCAGAAGGCTGCATTACTGCACCCGGTAAAGCAGCTGCGACTCAATTACAGCCTTATAAGGGCAAGACAGCCGCTTTGATCGCTTTAGAACAGACCCGTGAATTCCTCGCCTCTTTGAGCGGAGACAACCGAATTCCCAACCACGGTTTTGACGTGATCGACAAAGAACTCCACCTGTTGGATATTGAGAACAGTCAGATCGAACTAGAGGGTTTTAGAAAGATAGCCGCTCAAATTGCCACTATAGACAGCCTACAACGATTCTTTGATAAGAATAAGGAGTTTTATGTGCAGCTCAACGATCAGGCTAGTGATATTGTTCTATGTGTCCATCTAAAGGCTGCGATAGATCAGGTGGTAGACAGACACGGTCTTATCAAGGACGATGCCTCCGAGCAACTCTTTGAGGTTCGCAAACGCCTGAAGCACGTTCGCGGGCAGATCAGCAGTTCGTTCAACAGAGCCCTTACCGCGGCTATTAAAAGTGATTATCTGGACGAGATTCGAGAAAGTGTGGTAGAAGGTAAGCGTGTTTTGGCTGTTAAGGCTATGCACCGCCGCAAGGTAAAGGGCGTAGTGGTTGGCAGTTCAAAAACCGGTAGTATCGTTTACATGGAGCCCAGAGCTACCTTGGAATACGAGAATGAACTGAGCAATTTGCTCTACGAAGAAGCAGAAGCAATTAAAAAGATCCTAAAGGAACTTACGGACTTGCACCGACCTTCATTAGAGGATCTTCGCAATGGACAAGCTTATTTGACCCAAATAGATGTGCTCTATGCCAAAGCTAAATACGCTCTGGCTATCAATGCGTGTATGCCGCGAATTGCAGATGACAAACAATTGATATTAAAGGATGCCTATCATCCGCTCTTGTTGGTCAGCAATGCCAAACGCAAAGAAAAAACGATTCCGCAGACCCTAAAGTTAACTCAAGACCAAAGGATCATTGTGATCTCTGGGCCAAACGCGGGAGGTAAAAGTATTACCTTAAAAACAGTGGGCTTACTACAGCTCATGTTGCAATCTGGGATCTTGGTGCCGGTAGATCCTAGCAGTAGCTTCGGATGGTTCGATCGCGTATTGAGTGACATTGGCGACAATCAGTCCATAGACAACCACTTAAGTACCTATAGCTATCGTCTTAAGCAGATGAACTACTTTTTAAAAAAGTGCAATGCCAAGACCTTGTTTTTAATAGACGAATTCGGTACAGGAAGTGACCCTGAGCTCGGTGGTGCTCTGGCAGAGACCTTTTTAGAAGAGTTTTACGAGCGCGAAGCCTTTGGTATAATCACTACGCATTACACCAACCTTAAACTCCTGGCCAGCGAATTACCCCATGCGCTAAATGCCAACATGCAGTTCGACCCTAAATCCTTAGAGCCGCTCTTTACCCTCTTCACTGGGGAGGCAGGAAGTTCTTATACCTTCGAGGTGGCGCAAAAGAACGGTATTCCCTATGGCCTTATCAATAGGGCAAAAAAGAAGATCGCTGCCGGAAAGGTTCGTTTTGACAAAACCATTGCCAATTTGCAGAAGGAACGCTCTGTAATTAGAAAAACCACGGCCAGTTTAAAATCCGAAGCAGAAAAGGCTAAAGAAGAAACCCGCCAATTAGAAGAAGCCCAACAAAAGGTACAGCAAAAGCTGGAACGCTATCAGGAGCTTTTTGACAGCCAGCAGCGCATGATTCAACTCGGTAAGAAAATAGACAGTATAGCTGCATCTTACGCCAACCATAAGCGCAAGCGCCAGCTTATAGACGAAGTGATGAAGTTGGTCGCCGTAGAAAACGCCAAGCGCAAACCCCTTAAGAAAACCAAAGCTCCCGCACAGAAAAAAGAAGAAAAGGCTAAAAAACATCAGCTTAAAGAAGAGGTAGAAAAGGAAATGGCGGTGATACGCAAGCGTAAAAAGCAAGAGAAAGCGCAGCAAAAGAAACAAGAAGCCGCCAAACCAAAAGTATTGCCAAAGGTTGGAGATAGGGTCCGAATGATAGACGGAAAAGCCATAGGAACCCTAGATGCCATAGAAAAGGACACCGCTGTAGTGAATTACGGTATCTTTACGACTAAAGTAGCAGTGACGCAATTAGAAAAGGTATGA
- a CDS encoding thiol-disulfide oxidoreductase DCC family protein → MSNIAAHKIILFDGVCNLCNGAVTFVIKRDPKDHFRFAALQSDIGQALVAEYGIDTSKLDSIILIENNRVYSKSTAALRIAKYMSGAYPLLYGFMIIPNFIRNWVYDFVARNRYKWYGKKDACMIPTPELKAKFL, encoded by the coding sequence ATGAGCAATATAGCCGCACATAAGATCATTCTCTTTGATGGGGTTTGCAACCTCTGTAATGGCGCTGTGACCTTTGTTATAAAACGCGACCCGAAAGATCATTTTCGCTTTGCTGCCTTGCAAAGTGACATTGGACAGGCCTTGGTGGCAGAGTACGGCATTGATACATCAAAGTTGGATTCTATTATCTTGATAGAGAACAACAGGGTTTATAGTAAATCTACAGCTGCTTTGCGCATTGCCAAATACATGAGTGGTGCTTATCCCCTGCTCTACGGATTTATGATCATTCCGAACTTTATTCGCAATTGGGTCTACGACTTTGTGGCACGTAACCGTTATAAGTGGTACGGCAAAAAAGACGCTTGCATGATCCCAACTCCAGAATTGAAGGCTAAATTTCTTTGA
- a CDS encoding DUF4139 domain-containing protein encodes MTRIVQLLLVFIAFSGWATEKNPVDTKIESVTVYREGATVTRSGNIFLKKGENSLLLKNLAPDIDENSIQISGLNNASVRSILYRIDYLEKKEPSAAYNSLKLKQEQVDKAIKRINNTVAGFKEELKILGKNQVIHGDQSNISIERVKEMTQYYRDRTTAIKNELLNLEFEIDSLKLIKVDLYKEMTALQTEKNEKRGVIEFIIDAPNAAPIDLSVSYTVATAGWYPTYDIRATSTTAPVNILYKANVYQQTGTDWNNVSLILSTGDPTTNNTKPVLSPKYLNFGSSLSSSLPTQSSALKYNPTIRKVSGTVVDDSGLPLPGVTVIEQNTANGTQTDFDGNYTLNIQGGRNLVFSYLGFKPVVTPIHATRMDLKLQEDPNVLDEVVVVAQGIRREAKALGYASASFYDGNIRIGNDDVARVLSGKASGVSISSQSGSSGSATNIVIRGYNSISGSNQALFVVDGIPYSSDEMNLNGSLGSSSFMDLNPDDIASVNVLKGLSATTLYGTAGRNGVIVITTKSGEGLTGVGNAKFAGLTTMRFEIPKTHNIASDAKITAIDLDKFELAADFSYYAAPALNENVFLTAKIKDWEAYDLLQGEANIYFDGNFAGKTLINPNVASKGIQVSLGPDTSIVIARKEKQNFKSKSFLGSNRVLDRAYEIIVKNNKTIAVDLIIEDRIPISQNKEIKVEDLEFGNGQYNEQTGIIRWEVQLAPQGTGQKNFSFTVKHPKQQRINL; translated from the coding sequence ATGACAAGAATAGTACAATTACTCCTAGTATTTATTGCCTTTAGCGGATGGGCAACAGAGAAGAATCCGGTAGATACCAAGATCGAATCCGTTACTGTATATCGAGAAGGTGCTACAGTCACCAGAAGTGGTAATATCTTCCTTAAGAAGGGTGAAAACAGCTTATTGCTAAAGAATCTCGCCCCAGACATCGATGAAAATAGTATACAGATCTCTGGACTTAACAATGCCAGCGTTCGATCTATACTTTATCGCATTGACTATTTGGAAAAGAAAGAGCCCTCCGCAGCATACAACAGCTTAAAATTAAAGCAAGAACAAGTAGACAAAGCCATAAAACGCATAAACAACACCGTGGCTGGCTTTAAAGAAGAGCTCAAGATCTTGGGAAAGAACCAAGTCATACATGGAGATCAGAGCAATATCTCTATAGAACGAGTCAAAGAAATGACGCAGTATTATAGAGACCGCACTACAGCGATCAAAAATGAACTGCTTAATTTAGAATTCGAGATCGATAGTTTAAAGCTGATCAAAGTGGATCTGTATAAGGAGATGACCGCTTTGCAAACAGAAAAGAACGAAAAACGCGGCGTAATAGAATTTATCATAGATGCTCCTAACGCTGCGCCTATTGACCTTAGTGTGAGTTATACGGTAGCTACTGCAGGTTGGTACCCAACCTATGATATTAGAGCCACCAGCACGACCGCTCCTGTTAATATATTATATAAAGCCAATGTTTATCAGCAAACGGGTACCGACTGGAACAATGTAAGTTTAATACTTTCCACTGGAGACCCTACAACCAACAATACCAAACCGGTTTTGTCACCCAAGTATTTGAATTTTGGCAGTAGCCTCAGCAGTTCGCTACCAACACAAAGCAGCGCCCTTAAGTATAACCCTACCATTCGCAAAGTAAGCGGAACTGTGGTAGATGATTCAGGACTTCCGCTTCCTGGTGTTACCGTAATAGAGCAAAATACTGCTAATGGCACCCAAACCGATTTTGACGGCAACTACACCTTAAATATTCAAGGTGGGCGCAATCTGGTGTTCTCTTATTTGGGCTTTAAACCTGTTGTGACTCCCATACACGCTACTCGCATGGACCTTAAATTGCAAGAAGACCCGAATGTACTTGACGAAGTTGTCGTGGTGGCGCAAGGTATTCGCAGAGAGGCCAAAGCCCTCGGTTACGCCTCTGCATCATTTTATGATGGAAACATTCGAATTGGCAATGATGATGTTGCTCGTGTACTTTCGGGCAAAGCATCAGGGGTGAGTATCAGTTCACAAAGCGGTTCTAGCGGCAGCGCGACCAATATTGTCATTCGCGGATACAACAGCATATCTGGTAGCAATCAGGCCTTATTTGTGGTTGACGGGATCCCTTATAGTTCGGACGAGATGAACCTTAATGGAAGCTTAGGCTCGTCTAGTTTTATGGATCTGAATCCGGATGATATTGCCAGTGTCAATGTCTTAAAAGGCTTGAGCGCAACAACCCTATATGGAACTGCAGGCAGAAACGGGGTTATCGTTATTACTACCAAATCTGGTGAAGGCTTAACGGGCGTAGGCAATGCGAAATTTGCGGGACTAACCACCATGCGCTTTGAGATCCCAAAGACGCACAATATAGCTTCGGATGCCAAGATCACAGCCATAGATTTGGATAAGTTTGAGTTGGCTGCGGATTTTAGCTACTATGCTGCCCCGGCCCTAAATGAGAACGTTTTTCTAACAGCCAAGATAAAGGACTGGGAGGCCTATGACCTCTTACAAGGAGAAGCCAATATCTATTTTGATGGCAACTTTGCTGGCAAGACCCTTATTAATCCGAACGTGGCGAGTAAGGGTATACAGGTATCGCTTGGGCCAGATACTTCCATAGTGATCGCTAGAAAGGAAAAACAGAATTTTAAAAGCAAGAGCTTTTTAGGCAGCAACCGCGTTTTAGACCGGGCCTATGAGATCATTGTAAAGAACAACAAAACCATAGCCGTAGATTTGATCATAGAAGATCGGATCCCTATCTCTCAGAATAAAGAGATCAAGGTAGAAGACTTAGAATTCGGCAATGGCCAATACAATGAACAGACAGGAATCATTCGCTGGGAAGTGCAATTAGCTCCTCAAGGAACCGGACAGAAGAACTTCAGTTTTACTGTTAAACATCCGAAGCAACAAAGGATCAACCTATAA
- a CDS encoding flavohemoglobin expression-modulating QEGLA motif protein, which produces MIDSLKDTHPKLFEIDQQLHHLVRKIELLNYVNPINIEDQKRQFFAHRFSTEPNFRYRKIDFDPHLLQRELYSLKIDEIEDEASYGFYKEVIDEYAALIKCIETIGQGKKFYYNSLRSFGTPTQRDVENARFILHFEDEPYNNEMFPVYGVEEAEAYFKEFTKRYDFKFKIKLSTKLSAAAMVLNNTQTLVLKKNHRFSANQLKVLANHEIGVHMVTTFNGMRQPVQLFFNGFPNNVETQEGLAVMSEYMSDCLTLYRLKELAYRVLAVDSLLKGYNFCDTFDLLHAQYKLNKDEAFSIALRVHRGGGYTKDYLYLTGLKKVYDFYHRGEDMNTLLTGKVTLEHKPLIDIWLKDGIALAPKYENHAFEKNDNTNTKIDFILQNLK; this is translated from the coding sequence ATGATTGATTCCCTAAAAGACACCCATCCGAAGTTATTTGAGATAGATCAGCAATTGCATCACTTGGTGCGAAAGATAGAGCTGTTAAACTATGTCAACCCAATAAACATTGAAGATCAAAAAAGGCAATTCTTTGCACATCGCTTTAGTACAGAACCGAACTTCAGGTATCGTAAGATCGATTTTGATCCGCATTTGTTGCAGCGAGAACTCTACTCGCTTAAAATAGATGAGATAGAAGATGAGGCAAGCTATGGGTTTTACAAAGAGGTTATAGATGAATACGCTGCACTGATAAAGTGTATAGAGACCATTGGTCAGGGCAAGAAGTTCTACTACAATTCCCTTAGAAGTTTTGGAACTCCAACCCAGCGCGATGTAGAGAACGCCCGATTTATCTTGCACTTTGAAGACGAACCCTACAACAATGAGATGTTTCCGGTTTATGGGGTAGAAGAAGCGGAGGCCTATTTTAAAGAATTTACCAAGCGTTACGACTTTAAGTTCAAGATCAAACTGAGTACTAAACTAAGTGCTGCAGCTATGGTTTTGAACAATACCCAGACCTTGGTGTTAAAGAAGAATCATCGCTTTAGTGCCAATCAACTGAAGGTATTGGCCAATCACGAGATAGGGGTGCATATGGTGACCACCTTTAACGGTATGCGACAACCGGTACAGTTGTTCTTTAATGGTTTTCCGAACAATGTAGAGACTCAAGAAGGCCTTGCGGTAATGAGCGAGTATATGAGCGATTGTCTCACTTTGTATCGCCTTAAAGAATTGGCGTATCGTGTGCTGGCTGTAGACAGTTTGCTCAAGGGTTATAATTTTTGCGACACTTTTGATCTGTTGCATGCCCAGTATAAACTCAATAAAGACGAAGCTTTTTCAATTGCTTTGCGCGTGCATCGCGGTGGAGGTTACACCAAGGACTATCTGTATTTGACTGGCCTTAAAAAAGTCTACGATTTTTACCATCGCGGCGAAGATATGAACACTTTGCTCACCGGAAAGGTTACTTTAGAACACAAGCCACTCATAGATATTTGGTTAAAAGACGGGATAGCTTTAGCTCCGAAGTACGAGAATCACGCCTTTGAAAAAAACGACAATACCAACACTAAGATCGATTTCATCTTACAGAACTTAAAATAG
- a CDS encoding N-formylglutamate amidohydrolase produces MERLSVAQIIANIKAERPFHAVAEDYSFTLKIDDYVPYVCGAVHDGHQFRDELWEHCLHTEYERWFEEDPETKNMVISHPIIIAGCDSRFEYDLNRAPEVAIYDDAWGKQLWRQPLAPVMKQRSLDKHNSFYQVVHALIQQLEKKHKSVVVYDMHSYNWKRWDREVPVINLGTKNIDNDRFGAHVESWRASLAELDLPGVAVTTSKINDTFFGNGYFLKYITQNFDNTLVLATEYKKIYCDELKQIIFPEVVHAIEEQMRDRVKAHATAFYNEFSR; encoded by the coding sequence ATGGAAAGACTTTCAGTAGCACAGATCATTGCCAACATTAAGGCGGAGCGCCCATTTCATGCGGTTGCAGAAGATTATTCCTTTACCCTTAAGATAGACGATTACGTTCCTTATGTCTGCGGAGCCGTACATGACGGGCACCAATTTCGCGACGAACTTTGGGAACACTGTTTACACACAGAATACGAGCGTTGGTTCGAAGAAGATCCGGAGACCAAGAACATGGTGATTAGTCATCCGATCATCATAGCCGGTTGCGATTCGCGCTTTGAATATGACTTAAACAGGGCACCTGAGGTGGCCATTTACGATGATGCCTGGGGGAAACAGCTCTGGCGACAGCCTTTGGCTCCTGTGATGAAGCAACGAAGTTTAGACAAGCACAATAGTTTTTACCAAGTAGTTCATGCACTTATCCAGCAGCTGGAGAAAAAGCATAAAAGCGTTGTTGTTTATGATATGCATTCCTACAATTGGAAGCGCTGGGATAGAGAGGTACCTGTGATCAACCTAGGGACCAAGAATATCGACAACGATCGTTTTGGAGCTCATGTGGAGTCATGGCGAGCCAGTTTAGCAGAACTGGACCTACCAGGAGTAGCAGTGACCACTAGTAAGATCAACGATACCTTTTTTGGCAATGGCTATTTCTTAAAATACATCACCCAAAATTTTGACAATACTCTGGTACTGGCTACGGAATACAAGAAGATCTATTGCGATGAGCTTAAACAGATCATTTTCCCGGAGGTAGTACACGCGATCGAAGAGCAGATGAGAGACCGCGTAAAGGCCCATGCTACGGCCTTTTACAATGAATTTTCGCGTTAA
- the gshB gene encoding glutathione synthase: protein MNVCFIMYPWEEMDPENDTTLSLIHEFVRRGHGTAITTPANLTIRDSVAYAFCRCIKRPDKVSKNLKSFHAKTELYEEMLPLAGFDVIILRSNPPLDMIMLNFLDSVKDDVFIMNDLDGIRRANNKLYTAVFEDENNEIIPRTHVTKNKEYLKKIIKEGPDKMILKPLNGFGGSGVILIEKRAMLSINSLLDFYIDNNDGTTNYVILQDYIEGADQGDVRILLLNGRPIGAMKRVPGEEDHRSNVSAGGSVQKHTLTKQEKELCRRIGPKLVKDGLYFVGIDVINGKLVEVNVMSPGGITYINKVYKTRLQEKVIDFVEDKVLERVKAFERRTKLRKHVDEA, encoded by the coding sequence ATGAATGTTTGTTTTATCATGTATCCCTGGGAAGAAATGGACCCAGAAAACGATACAACCCTTTCCCTTATTCACGAGTTTGTTCGCAGAGGCCACGGTACGGCAATAACTACGCCGGCCAATCTAACCATACGCGACAGTGTTGCTTATGCTTTTTGCCGCTGTATAAAACGTCCAGATAAGGTGTCCAAGAATTTAAAGTCTTTCCACGCCAAGACAGAGCTCTACGAAGAGATGCTGCCCCTGGCTGGTTTTGATGTGATCATACTGCGGTCTAATCCACCTTTAGACATGATCATGTTGAATTTCTTGGATTCTGTAAAGGATGACGTTTTCATTATGAACGATCTCGATGGAATCCGCAGAGCAAACAACAAACTGTATACGGCGGTATTTGAAGATGAGAACAACGAGATCATTCCGCGTACGCATGTGACCAAGAACAAAGAATATCTCAAAAAGATCATTAAAGAAGGGCCAGATAAGATGATCCTTAAACCGTTAAATGGTTTTGGTGGCTCCGGAGTGATCCTTATTGAGAAACGCGCTATGCTGAGTATCAATTCACTTTTAGATTTCTATATAGACAACAACGATGGGACTACCAATTATGTGATCCTTCAAGATTATATTGAAGGAGCAGATCAGGGCGATGTGCGTATTCTACTGCTTAACGGACGTCCTATTGGCGCTATGAAGCGCGTACCTGGAGAAGAAGATCACCGCTCGAATGTCAGTGCCGGTGGCTCTGTCCAAAAACACACTTTGACCAAACAAGAGAAGGAACTCTGCCGTAGAATTGGCCCGAAATTGGTCAAAGACGGCTTGTACTTTGTCGGTATAGACGTGATCAATGGTAAATTGGTAGAGGTCAATGTGATGTCTCCTGGTGGGATCACCTATATCAACAAAGTTTACAAGACACGTTTACAAGAAAAAGTCATTGACTTTGTAGAAGATAAAGTCTTAGAGCGCGTAAAAGCATTTGAACGCCGCACCAAGTTGCGTAAACACGTTGACGAGGCCTAA